A stretch of the Streptomyces sp. NBC_00654 genome encodes the following:
- a CDS encoding metal-sulfur cluster assembly factor, whose amino-acid sequence MSDNETLTTKPASEEEVREALYDVVDPELGIDVVNLGLIYGIHVDDANIATLDMTLTSAACPLTDVIEDQAKSATDGIVSELRINWVWMPPWGPDKITDDGREQLRALGFNV is encoded by the coding sequence ATGAGCGACAACGAGACTCTCACCACCAAGCCGGCCTCCGAGGAGGAGGTCCGCGAGGCGCTGTACGACGTGGTCGACCCCGAGCTGGGCATCGACGTCGTCAACCTGGGGCTGATCTACGGCATCCACGTGGACGACGCCAATATCGCCACTCTCGACATGACCCTGACGTCGGCGGCCTGTCCGCTGACCGATGTCATCGAGGACCAGGCGAAGTCCGCGACGGACGGCATCGTCAGCGAACTGCGGATCAACTGGGTCTGGATGCCGCCGTGGGGCCCGGACAAGATCACGGACGACGGGCGCGAGCAGCTGCGCGCGCTCGGCTTCAACGTCTGA